In a genomic window of Nostoc sp. UHCC 0870:
- a CDS encoding sucrase ferredoxin encodes MNKIFCAEESCQAKEDPIGTAINRQYYILIEVPPPWTSQPLDSKNIPSKLQDLQSDIDEAACYIRLVFIYNPNYYQTGRTRLIIYYQTEEIYSGYNKKEYILSDINDAVPIIQKCIKNENLESEDTNIQTRDFLVCTHGSHDKCCAKYGNPFYRQALATVEDLSLSHVRVWQSSHFGGHRFAPTMIELPEGRYYARLDQKSFTSILTRTGDIQCLKKVYHGWGILPWQVQILERELMLKYNWDWFNYKVQGHVIEQNEDETFSQVEIKFTTPDGIVGCYRCNVIEDENKSVVFRAECGTTELVKISQFSITELVDIATSLIAV; translated from the coding sequence TTGGTACTGCAATAAATCGCCAATATTATATCTTAATTGAAGTTCCACCACCTTGGACATCTCAACCCCTAGATTCCAAAAATATTCCCAGTAAATTACAAGATTTACAATCAGATATTGATGAAGCGGCTTGTTATATAAGGTTGGTATTTATTTACAATCCCAATTATTATCAAACTGGGCGAACTCGGTTAATTATCTATTACCAGACAGAAGAAATATATTCAGGGTACAACAAGAAAGAATATATCCTATCAGATATTAATGATGCAGTACCAATCATCCAAAAGTGCATCAAAAATGAAAATCTAGAATCTGAAGACACCAATATTCAAACTAGAGATTTTTTAGTATGTACTCATGGTAGTCATGATAAATGCTGTGCTAAATATGGCAATCCTTTTTATCGTCAAGCCTTAGCAACAGTAGAAGATTTATCATTATCTCATGTGCGAGTTTGGCAAAGCAGTCATTTTGGTGGACATCGTTTTGCACCAACTATGATTGAGCTTCCAGAAGGCAGATATTACGCTAGGTTAGACCAAAAATCCTTTACTTCTATCTTGACACGAACGGGCGATATCCAATGTTTAAAAAAAGTCTATCATGGTTGGGGTATTTTACCTTGGCAAGTGCAAATATTAGAAAGAGAGTTGATGCTCAAATATAATTGGGATTGGTTTAATTACAAAGTGCAAGGTCATGTAATTGAGCAAAACGAGGATGAAACTTTTAGTCAAGTAGAAATAAAGTTTACCACACCTGATGGCATAGTTGGCTGTTATAGATGTAATGTGATTGAAGATGAAAATAAAAGTGTAGTCTTTAGGGCAGAATGCGGCACTACTGAGTTAGTAAAGATTTCTCAATTTAGCATTACAGAACTTGTTGATATAGCCACATCATTAATCGCAGTTTAA
- a CDS encoding ABC transporter substrate-binding protein, whose product MSIKNHLFIRVFTFLHHILNYHQIKLILFSIITALIVIGCGMSTPKNVTINSVNATSEMRVIKHTMGETKIPLHPQKVVVLGGLDNILALGVKPIAATTFSDDNFAAYLQDLTSGIEKIGINGQPNLEKILYLKPDLILGFSWDAELYGQLSQIAPTVLADQDSDWKDWLKKYAEALGETAKAEKLLQKYDQRIESLRQQMGDTLSQTKVSLVNFWANFTRLYMNDSFGGSILKEIGLPRPKYQDKDKNHENISLELIPQINGDVIFLILGGHNESRLKQFTNHPLWSQLQAVQQNHVYPVKNDVWISAWGIIGANQVLDDLFKYLVK is encoded by the coding sequence ATGTCAATTAAAAATCATTTATTTATCAGGGTATTTACCTTCCTGCACCATATACTTAATTATCATCAAATTAAGTTAATTTTATTCAGCATCATCACAGCTTTAATAGTTATCGGCTGTGGAATGAGTACACCAAAGAATGTCACTATAAATTCTGTGAATGCAACTTCAGAAATGCGCGTAATTAAACATACTATGGGCGAAACAAAAATACCTTTGCATCCACAGAAAGTAGTTGTACTAGGTGGCTTAGATAATATTTTAGCTTTAGGGGTAAAACCAATAGCAGCCACAACATTCAGTGATGATAATTTTGCTGCTTACTTACAAGATTTAACATCAGGAATTGAAAAAATTGGTATTAATGGTCAACCAAATCTAGAAAAGATTTTATATCTCAAACCAGACTTAATTTTAGGGTTTTCTTGGGATGCTGAATTATATGGACAACTATCGCAAATTGCCCCAACAGTATTAGCAGATCAAGATAGCGATTGGAAAGATTGGTTAAAGAAATATGCGGAAGCACTGGGAGAAACAGCAAAAGCTGAAAAATTGTTGCAAAAATATGATCAAAGAATAGAAAGCCTGCGTCAACAAATGGGAGATACCCTTTCCCAAACAAAAGTATCTTTAGTCAACTTTTGGGCTAATTTCACTCGTCTTTATATGAATGATTCCTTCGGTGGATCAATCCTCAAAGAAATCGGTTTACCTCGTCCTAAATATCAAGATAAAGATAAAAATCACGAAAACATTTCCTTGGAATTAATTCCTCAAATCAATGGTGATGTTATTTTCTTAATTCTTGGAGGACACAATGAATCAAGGTTGAAACAATTCACCAATCATCCTCTGTGGTCGCAGTTACAAGCTGTACAACAAAATCACGTTTATCCAGTGAAAAATGATGTTTGGATTTCTGCATGGGGAATAATTGGAGCTAATCAAGTTTTGGATGACTTATTCAAATATTTGGTTAAGTGA